A genomic segment from Luteibacter aegosomatis encodes:
- a CDS encoding DUF2188 domain-containing protein yields the protein MAGKNQHVVPHQDGWAVKGAGNERATSVHDTQQQAIDAARDIARNQKSELVIHRPDGRIRDKDSHGNDSFPPKG from the coding sequence ATGGCCGGAAAAAATCAGCATGTTGTTCCTCATCAAGACGGTTGGGCCGTTAAAGGCGCTGGCAACGAGCGGGCGACCTCTGTGCATGACACGCAGCAGCAAGCAATAGATGCAGCGCGGGATATTGCACGCAACCAGAAGTCCGAACTCGTCATCCATCGTCCAGATGGCCGTATACGTGACAAGGATAGCCACGGCAACGACTCCTTTCCCCCGAAAGGTTGA
- a CDS encoding CBASS cGAMP-activated phospholipase: protein MTDIPTYHVLALSGGGYRGLYTATVLAELEAVLGRPIASHFDLICGTSAGGMLALGLAAEIPASELKALFEDEGSRIFGCRSLSRRLLGFWLTAKHDSAGLREVLTERFQGTTVGDLKHRVLVPAVNYSTGRGQFFKTPHHPSFELDHRMKVVDVALATAAAPVYFPLARNDRGVFADGGLVGNAPGLFGLHEVNTFLAPKQDARIRVLSIGTMTIGATVRGGASLDRGFGKWRGGLFDLVISAQESSVDYMLRQLLGNNYFQIDDKATPDQSKDVKALDRVSIGATNTLKDRGSHAAQRALGDPLFQPFRAHQAGAPIFYHGPNKNVPEAAC, encoded by the coding sequence ATGACTGACATCCCTACCTACCATGTGCTCGCCCTGTCAGGGGGAGGCTATCGCGGCCTTTATACGGCCACGGTTCTTGCCGAGCTTGAAGCCGTGCTGGGCCGGCCTATCGCTTCCCACTTTGATCTGATTTGTGGCACATCGGCAGGAGGGATGTTGGCTTTGGGACTGGCAGCGGAAATCCCTGCCAGCGAACTCAAAGCACTGTTCGAAGACGAAGGCAGCCGCATCTTTGGTTGCCGCAGTCTTTCAAGACGGCTTCTGGGATTCTGGTTGACTGCAAAGCATGATTCGGCAGGGTTGCGAGAAGTGCTGACCGAACGCTTCCAAGGAACCACCGTAGGCGACTTGAAGCATCGTGTTCTTGTACCAGCAGTCAACTACTCGACAGGTCGTGGACAGTTCTTCAAGACGCCTCACCACCCTTCCTTTGAGTTGGATCACCGCATGAAGGTCGTCGATGTTGCGTTGGCGACCGCCGCCGCGCCCGTCTACTTTCCGCTGGCGCGTAACGACCGCGGTGTCTTCGCGGATGGCGGACTGGTAGGTAATGCACCCGGCCTGTTCGGGTTGCATGAAGTCAACACGTTCCTGGCACCGAAACAGGATGCGCGGATTCGGGTTCTTTCCATCGGCACGATGACGATTGGTGCGACTGTCCGTGGCGGCGCCAGCCTTGACCGAGGATTCGGTAAGTGGCGCGGAGGACTCTTCGATCTAGTGATCTCTGCCCAGGAATCGTCCGTGGACTACATGCTGAGACAGCTGTTGGGGAACAACTACTTCCAGATCGACGACAAGGCAACGCCGGATCAGAGCAAGGACGTGAAGGCGCTGGATCGGGTTTCCATTGGCGCCACGAATACGCTCAAGGATCGCGGTAGCCACGCGGCCCAGCGCGCGCTTGGCGATCCTCTTTTTCAACCGTTTCGAGCGCACCAGGCCGGCGCCCCCATTTTCTATCACGGCCCCAACAAGAATGTACCGGAGGCCGCATGCTGA
- a CDS encoding CBASS cGAMP synthase produces MLNLSPLFFTTVDDESCIHDELDLTPEQRTRIASARTDVRSCLRTGIPRVMRAGGYTEDVPQPRFFTQGSWAYKTLNSPAQRPQQADVDDGCYLPMSFVSQTQRPSTAATVFFTAAEEALRPLVEEKGWKLVTDKPTCIRIVIAAYAHIDIPLYAIPDQEFVNLAEASMRRYGYDSVMDAIIKAERDAWTALPRDKVLLAHRECNWMPSDPRPVKEWFLGEVEAKGEQFRRVVRYLKAFRDWRWSSGGPSSILLMAAAAPLFEKRDRRDDLALLDVVVALPARLRAGVNNPVDESESLTARLGKAGVEEAAKAFEEFEKVLRGATDASSPSQACIWMQGEFGPRFPNEPDRVKVVSIVATIAAAPAAAGPSELVGRTKAG; encoded by the coding sequence ATGCTGAACCTGAGCCCGCTTTTCTTTACCACTGTTGACGACGAATCCTGCATCCATGATGAGCTGGATTTGACGCCTGAACAGCGTACCAGGATCGCCAGTGCACGGACGGATGTCAGAAGCTGCCTACGCACGGGCATTCCTCGTGTGATGAGAGCTGGCGGATACACAGAAGACGTACCGCAGCCGCGCTTCTTTACGCAGGGGTCGTGGGCATACAAGACGCTGAACTCGCCGGCACAACGTCCGCAGCAGGCGGATGTCGATGATGGTTGCTATCTACCAATGAGTTTCGTCTCGCAGACGCAGCGCCCCAGCACAGCGGCAACAGTTTTCTTTACTGCTGCGGAAGAGGCGTTAAGGCCGCTGGTCGAAGAAAAGGGGTGGAAGCTTGTCACTGACAAGCCGACTTGCATTCGCATTGTCATTGCTGCCTATGCCCACATTGACATCCCACTATATGCCATCCCCGATCAGGAGTTCGTGAATCTGGCAGAGGCCTCAATGAGGCGATATGGCTACGACTCGGTGATGGATGCCATTATCAAAGCGGAGCGAGATGCGTGGACGGCATTACCGCGCGACAAGGTTTTACTTGCCCATCGTGAATGCAATTGGATGCCCTCTGATCCTAGGCCTGTAAAGGAGTGGTTCCTGGGCGAAGTGGAAGCTAAGGGGGAGCAGTTCCGCCGCGTGGTTCGTTACTTGAAGGCATTCCGCGATTGGAGGTGGTCCAGCGGCGGGCCCTCTTCGATCCTGCTGATGGCCGCCGCAGCCCCTCTATTTGAAAAGCGTGATCGGCGCGACGACCTCGCGTTGCTGGATGTCGTCGTGGCACTGCCGGCCCGGTTGCGTGCGGGGGTGAACAACCCCGTGGATGAATCCGAATCGCTTACGGCACGGCTGGGCAAAGCCGGTGTCGAAGAAGCCGCAAAGGCGTTCGAAGAATTTGAGAAGGTCCTTCGCGGCGCAACCGACGCCAGCAGCCCTTCACAAGCTTGCATCTGGATGCAGGGCGAATTCGGCCCGCGTTTTCCGAATGAGCCGGATCGGGTCAAGGTGGTATCCATCGTCGCCACCATCGCCGCCGCTCCCGCCGCCGCTGGTCCGAGCGAACTCGTCGGACGAACGAAGGCCGGATGA